A window of the Candidatus Margulisiibacteriota bacterium genome harbors these coding sequences:
- a CDS encoding restriction endonuclease subunit S → MIVKFREIADFIAGQSPESKYYSDNDGVPFLQGNRTFGVFYPTIDTYTRKVTKMAKKGDILMSVRAPVGDLNFSN, encoded by the coding sequence ATGATAGTTAAATTTAGAGAAATTGCTGATTTTATAGCAGGACAATCTCCTGAATCAAAATACTATTCAGATAATGATGGGGTACCTTTTTTACAAGGGAATAGAACGTTCGGGGTGTTTTATCCAACTATAGACACTTATACAAGAAAAGTCACAAAAATGGCAAAAAAGGGTGATATTTTGATGAGTGTAAGAGCTCCAGTTGGAGATTTAAATTTTTCTAATCA